The genomic region GGAAAGGCAGGAAGCTGATGGCAAAGGCAGCTGCCACCACCACAGCCATGCGGGCTGCCTTGCCACGCCGCTCCCGGGCCACAGGCCCTGCTGGGCCGTCCTGGCGGCACAGACGACGGGCCAGGCAGCAGTAGCAGGCCAGCAGGGCAACAAAGGGCAGCAAGAAGCCGATGACTGTGAGGGCCATGCCATAGGGCATGTAGTGGGTGGCCAGGGCAGGTGGGCTCAGGTCATAGCAGACCGTGCGGTTACGCTGGATGCCTGTGGCAGCAAAGAGGGCTGTGGGCAGGCACTGGGTTGTCACGGCCAGCCATACAGCCCCACACACTAGCCAGGCAGCCCGGCGGCCTCCACGCTTGTGCCAgggggccagagggtggcagatGCCTAGGTAACGCTGGAAGCTGATGCAGGTAAGAAAGAGGATGCTGCCGTGTAGGTTGGCATAGAAGAGGAAGCGGACCAGGCGGCAGGCGAGGTCTCCGAAGGGCCAGTGGTCACCTTGGGCATAGTTGTAGATGAGCAGGGGCAGGGAGCAGGCATACAGCAGGTCCGCCAGGGCCAAGTTCAGGGTGTACACGGCCGTGCGGGTCAGGGCCCGGCGGGATGTGCAAATCTGGGCAATGACACAGGCGTTCAGTGGCAGGCCGGCTGCCAGCACCACCGAGTACACAGGTGGCAGCAGTAGCCGCTTGAAGTTCTCTTGGTAGACGCAGGTGGTGGGCGGcaagcccagggcctggcctgtGTCATTGTCCCATTCCATGGCTGTTCAACTGGACTTCCTACATCCAGAGATGCTGGGGAAGCAACATACAATCTGTCAGTGGCCACACTCATTGACCACCCAGTAGGCCcctgtccctctctgggccttgatcTCCCCACCTGAACCATCTCTGATACTCACCACCCCACGGAAGCCCTCCACAGCCCTCACTTTAAGGAAACCTGGAATACAATAAATCTCAAGCTTGGGAGAAATCCAATTCACTTTCTTGCTGTAATATTCATTTCCTACCAACCTTCTTGGTGAatttctattcatccttcaaaaccctaGTCAAATGTCTCCTCTGTAAGTGAAGATTGACAGACTttggtttgaatcccaactctgctacttactagctatgtgaactTGGGCGAGTGATATGATGTACCttatctgagtctcagttttcccatttgaaaaATGGGGGAATGATGCACCCACCTGTCAGGATGTCATGAGGTTAGAGGCACTAAATCATGctatgcagggcttccctgggctcCCTGGAGTTTGGAGATTGTGGTCATGGTGGGCTTGCTTGTCTATCTCTTCCCCACAGACTGCGAAGCTCCTGAAGAGAAGTGCCAGGTCTGGTGCCTCTCTGTGTCTGAGAGCCCAaactggggcccagggcagggaagGCCCTGGTAATTAATTAATCAGCATGAGCAGAATGTCCACACTTCTGAGCTAAGGACAGTGCCCACCTCCTCAGCCTGGACTCCACCTTCCAAAGCCATGGTCATTCTTTTGGCTGCAGtcttcctatctgtaaaatgggggaaggaGGTGATTTAGGAGTTCCCTAAATCCTTCCACGGGACTTTTGGCTACAAAGGCGTGTCTGGCTGAGCCACTAGGGCCACAGCGTCCCCTGGTGGCAAGAGTGAAAACCGCTTCCCCCGAAGGCAAATGGCTGAGGGACCAACCAACTCCACAGCTACTTTACAGAGAGGGAAATCCAGTCTCAGTGAGGGGCACTGACCGCTCAATCTTAGTGAGTTAGAAGCAGAGCCAGAACCAGAACCCAACTGACTGACTAAGAGGAGGCAACTTAGTGTGACCCACGGACATGAAGTATAGAGGTTATAAATCTAGCTTCAGAGCTAGGCAGGCCAGGTTCAAATGCTGGCTCCCCTACTTCTATGCTGTTCTACAAAGGGGAGCTTGCTTGCCTTTTCTGGGCCTGTGTCCTTATCAGTAAAACTGTCATAGACCTGATAttcagtaggtgcttaataaatgccatGCCGTGCCATTGTATCCTACACCTTATCTGTCCACTCATCCCTCCAAGCTAGGTTTTGGGGGAGCCAGCAGCACAAATGCCTCAAGAGTTTCCCTGGTGGGATCAATCTGACTTATTGATACTCACCTCCCAACTGGCATTTCCATATCTACTGGTGTCCAGAGAGAATTCACAACTTAAATCCAATGGTCCTGTAAGGGAAAGCCTTTGGGATAGTGAGTCAAATCACCCCctctccctattttacagatgggaaaaactgaggcccagaaaaaaaCATGAAGTCCTGCAAATGCACTCAGAAGGTGACAGAGGGTTGAAGCTGAGTATAAGGGCTCTG from Eubalaena glacialis isolate mEubGla1 chromosome 10, mEubGla1.1.hap2.+ XY, whole genome shotgun sequence harbors:
- the P2RY6 gene encoding P2Y purinoceptor 6; the protein is MEWDNDTGQALGLPPTTCVYQENFKRLLLPPVYSVVLAAGLPLNACVIAQICTSRRALTRTAVYTLNLALADLLYACSLPLLIYNYAQGDHWPFGDLACRLVRFLFYANLHGSILFLTCISFQRYLGICHPLAPWHKRGGRRAAWLVCGAVWLAVTTQCLPTALFAATGIQRNRTVCYDLSPPALATHYMPYGMALTVIGFLLPFVALLACYCCLARRLCRQDGPAGPVARERRGKAARMAVVVAAAFAISFLPFHITKTAYLAVRSTPGLPCPVLEAFAAAYKGTRPFASANSVLDPILFYFTQKKFRRRPHELLQKLTAKWQRQGR